A single window of Selenomonas sputigena DNA harbors:
- a CDS encoding helix-turn-helix domain-containing protein has translation MDDLDRYIAEQMKDPAFREEHERTRLEFALTELLITARMEQDLTQKELAEKSGVRQSNISRIEKGQAVPSLVTLDKIAKALGKEVQVSFV, from the coding sequence ATGGATGATTTGGATCGCTATATTGCAGAGCAGATGAAAGACCCCGCTTTTCGCGAAGAACACGAACGGACACGTTTGGAATTCGCACTTACAGAACTCCTGATTACGGCACGCATGGAGCAGGATCTGACACAGAAAGAATTGGCGGAGAAATCGGGGGTTCGCCAATCGAACATCAGCCGTATTGAAAAAGGACAGGCGGTACCTTCCTTGGTGACGCTTGATAAGATTGCAAAGGCATTGGGAAAGGAAGTCCAAGTCAGTTTTGTCTGA